The Saprospiraceae bacterium genome includes the window TGGATGATATTTTTATCAATAAGAAATAAAATTCAAGGCGTTAGTTAATCTACTAATTGATCCTTGAGCCTTTGTATGAGCAGACTGGTTATTCTGCGGGATAATTCTCTTTCATTTTCTTGGAAGGTGCGATATTCCTCTAGGGTAAATTGGCCAATGATGACACCTATTAGCAAATTTTTGCAGGCTACGTCCCGTTGTATGCTTCCTTCGATGAAGCTATACTTTCCTGCCAAGGGCAATTGATAAAAGCCTCCTTTATGTTTTTCAATATAGTGCCGGAAAAGAGCCAAAAGTAGCTCATTTTGGAGTTTCAAAATGGGACGCAAGCACCTATTCTGAAATTGCTCAGCTATAGAAGTCTCATTTTCCTGAGAAATGGTGGGAATTATGGGACGTATATTTTTTAGCGCTTCACGATTTTGCATGTCTCTTGGAACAAAAAAAAACGCTTTATGTTTATTTTCTTCTTTTAAAGTCCATTTATCTCCTAAAGAATCTGTGGTGCTAGTTTTTCCTATAGTAATGAATTTCCTAAGTTTACTTTTCCTATTTTCCTCAAACGCTAATCAAAAATTGTCGGAGAACCTCAATTATTCCGGAAAACCTGTAAATTAGGAACGGTGAATTTATGATTTCATCATTCCTTAACATCCCTTCTTCTCCAACCAGGTCACCTCTTTTGTCAAAGGAGGATGCTTTAATTCGTTCTTTAAACTTAGAGAAATGCAGCAACAGTTTTTTAAATGTAAATGCTTATTTTTCCTAATTACAGTGTGTTTTCTAGCGGCATGTTCTTCTGACCTGCCCACGGAGGTAGCTGAAGCTTACAAGCGCTTGCCCGAAAAAATCGACTTTAATTACCACGTTCGCCCCATCCTTTCTGATCGTTGCTACGCCTGTCATGGCCCTGATGAAAAAGCTAGAAAAGCCCACCTGCGCCTGGATAATGAAACCGATGCCTTTGCCGCTTTAAAAGAAGGAGCGGGTTATGCTTTTCTGCCACATCAACCTTTTAAAAGCGAGGCGGTCAAACGCATCTTGTCTAGCGACCCCGAGTTGGTCATGCCAACGCCAGCATCAAAAATGACGCTTAATGCCATGGAGAAAGCGACCATTGTCAAGTGGTTGGAGCAGGGTGCAGAATGAAAAGCGCACTGGTCATTTATTGCCCCCGTAAAGGCTACCCTGCCAACAGTTAAAAATAGTGACCTTATCCAGCATCCGATTGACCAATTTATCTTAGAAAAATTGGAAGAGGAAGGGCGCTCTTTTGCGGAAAAGGCAGATAAATCCACCTTGATTCGGCGGGTCTACTTAGACTTAATTGGGTTGCCACCTACGCTAGAGGCTGTCAATGCTTTTTTGGAGGATGATCGGCCTGATGCGTTTGAAAAAGTCGTGGACGGCTTGCTCTCCTCGCCTAAATTTGGCGAAAGATGGGCTTGGGAATGGCTGGATGCGGCGCGATATGCAGATACAAATGGTTTTCAGGGAGACCCAGAACGCAAAATGTGGCCCTGGAGAGATTGGGTTATCAAGGCTATTAACCAAAATATGCCTTTTGACCAATTTGCAATTGAGCAATTGGCCGGTGATCTCATCCCGAATGCCACAACAGACCAGATCTTAGCAACGGCTTTTAATCGCAACCATATGTATAATGGAGAAGGTGGCAGAATTGAAGAAGAAACCAGGGTCGAAAATGTATTTGATCGCCTCGAAACAACTGCTACTGTATTTATGGGATTAACCTTCAACTGTACCCGGTGCCATGACCATAAGTTTGATCCCATCACCCAAAAAGAGTATTTCCAATGCTTTGATTATTTCAACCAGACCTCAGAAACAGGTTTGAATGGGAATGGCATGATTCCTCCCGTCTTAGACCTTAGCCCACCCTTAGAAAAAGAAAAAGTAGCTGCATTACAGGTATTTGTTGATAAAATTGCCAAAAGAATAAGTGACTATGAAACGGTGAAATTCCCTAGTGAAACAGGTTCTCCTGCCGACTCGCCAGCCGCTGCCGATTTGAATGGTACGAATTTATTCCAGCTGGGATTTCCGCCAACCGAAAGAGTGCCTTACTATGTGGGTTTGCTAAGCAAGTTTTTCAGAGAAAAAGATCCTCCATATGCCGAACTACTGGCCGATTTAAAAAAGGCAATGGATGCCAAGAACAAGCAAGCTTCCAATAATTTGCAGGTCATGGTCATGGACGAAATAGAACGCCCAAGGGCCACTTTCGTGTTAGATAGAGGGAGCTATGACAAACCACTGGAGCAGGTGAAAAGAGGCGTTCCGAAAGTACTGCCACCCTTACCTGAAAACAGCCCCAATAACCGTTTAGGATTAGCCCAATGGCTGGTGTCAAAAGACCATCCACTCACGGCCAGGGTGACTGTCAATCGCTTCTGGCAAGCCTTGTTTGGTAAAGGTTTAGTCAAAACTGCCGAGGATTTTGGGGTTCAAGGGACTTTGCCCACCCATCCGCAGGTGTTGGACTGGTTGGCCGTAGATTTCATAGAAAACCAATGGGATGTAAAGGCGCTTTTAAAGCAAATGGTATTAAGTCGAACCTACCAACAATCTTCAAAGATGAATCCTGATTTATTAGCACTTGATCCTGAAAATAAATGGTTGTCCAGGGGGCCACGCTATCGGCTTCCTTCCTGGATGATCAGGGATCAGGCCCTAGCCATCAGCGGCTTGTTGCAGGATTCCATTGGCGGGCCCCCTGTAAGACCCTACCAGCCAGAGGGCGTTTGGGAAGAAGCCACATTTGGTAAAATAAAATACGTTCAGGACCACGGCTCTGCGCTGTATCGCAGAACCATTTATACCTTTTGGCGGCGAATTGTAGGTCCGACTATGCTTTTTGATAACGCTGCCCGACAAGTTTGCTCGGTCAAACCTATGCTGACCAATTCGCCCCAACATGCACTGATTACCATGAACGACATCACTTTTTTAGAGGCGGCCAGAGCGATGGCTGAGCGGGTATTATTAGCTGAAAAAACAACAGCAGAACAATTGAGCTACGCTTTTCAATTGGCCACCTTGCGGATGCCAACACCAGCCGAAAAAGAGGTTTTGCAAGAGCAGCTAGAGCAGTTTCGGCTAGCATTTAAAGATAAACCTGCATCTGTTGATGAATTTTTGGCTGTTGGCGAATATCAGCACAACGAAGCCTTGGACAAGGTGGAGCATGCTGCCTTTATGGCGCTATGTTCTATGGTTTTAAATTTGGATGAAACGATCACAAAACAATAAACGATGAACCCCTTACAGCAACATAACGCAAGTCTTACCCGCCGTAGCTTTTTTAGCAAAACAGCCCTAGGGATTGGTACCCTGGCCCTTGGTGCATTGTTAGATCCTTCCCTGCTGAGCGCAAGCACTCCTGCCGCCACCGCAAAGGAGGGGACTGGCAATGACTTGCCTCATTTTGCACCCAAAGCCAAGCGCATTATTTATCTTTTCCAGAATGGCGCCCCCTCCCACGTCGACTTATTCGACTACAAGCCCAAATTGAAGCAATGGCACGGGCAACAAATTCCTGATGAATTAATCAACGGGAAAAGATTTAGCACCATGACCGGTAAGCAAGTCAACCGACCTGTTTTGAGCGAAATCTCCAATTTTGCACAACACGGAAAAAGCGGTGCCTGGGTGTCTGATTTTATGCCATACACTGCCCAAATAGCCGATGAATTGTGCTTTATTAAATCCATGCACACCGAACAAGTCAACCATGCGCCAGCCATTACTTTTTTTCTAACAGGTTCGGAAATGGCCGGCCGCCCCAGTATCGGTTCCTGGCTAACGTATGGATTGGGGAATA containing:
- a CDS encoding c-type cytochrome domain-containing protein → MQQQFFKCKCLFFLITVCFLAACSSDLPTEVAEAYKRLPEKIDFNYHVRPILSDRCYACHGPDEKARKAHLRLDNETDAFAALKEGAGYAFLPHQPFKSEAVKRILSSDPELVMPTPASKMTLNAMEKATIVKWLEQGAE
- a CDS encoding DUF1549 and DUF1553 domain-containing protein — translated: MDQFILEKLEEEGRSFAEKADKSTLIRRVYLDLIGLPPTLEAVNAFLEDDRPDAFEKVVDGLLSSPKFGERWAWEWLDAARYADTNGFQGDPERKMWPWRDWVIKAINQNMPFDQFAIEQLAGDLIPNATTDQILATAFNRNHMYNGEGGRIEEETRVENVFDRLETTATVFMGLTFNCTRCHDHKFDPITQKEYFQCFDYFNQTSETGLNGNGMIPPVLDLSPPLEKEKVAALQVFVDKIAKRISDYETVKFPSETGSPADSPAAADLNGTNLFQLGFPPTERVPYYVGLLSKFFREKDPPYAELLADLKKAMDAKNKQASNNLQVMVMDEIERPRATFVLDRGSYDKPLEQVKRGVPKVLPPLPENSPNNRLGLAQWLVSKDHPLTARVTVNRFWQALFGKGLVKTAEDFGVQGTLPTHPQVLDWLAVDFIENQWDVKALLKQMVLSRTYQQSSKMNPDLLALDPENKWLSRGPRYRLPSWMIRDQALAISGLLQDSIGGPPVRPYQPEGVWEEATFGKIKYVQDHGSALYRRTIYTFWRRIVGPTMLFDNAARQVCSVKPMLTNSPQHALITMNDITFLEAARAMAERVLLAEKTTAEQLSYAFQLATLRMPTPAEKEVLQEQLEQFRLAFKDKPASVDEFLAVGEYQHNEALDKVEHAAFMALCSMVLNLDETITKQ